Proteins found in one Aspergillus chevalieri M1 DNA, chromosome 2, nearly complete sequence genomic segment:
- the STE3 gene encoding pheromone receptor (COG:T;~EggNog:ENOG410PJEA;~InterPro:IPR001499;~PFAM:PF02076;~TransMembrane:7 (o22-46i58-77o97-117i138-159o179-205i234-254o293-312i);~go_component: GO:0016021 - integral component of membrane [Evidence IEA];~go_function: GO:0004932 - mating-type factor pheromone receptor activity [Evidence IEA];~go_process: GO:0007186 - G protein-coupled receptor signaling pathway [Evidence IEA]) → MSFLQEMMPLHTSQLSIFVKMVYPQAVAIPFLSIIGICTIIVPLILHIKNKNYPSASILVWFVLLNLFNIINAFIWSSDDIDSWWDGTGLCDFEVKIMIASYVAVPGGLLCVFRSLARVLDTRCATLVPNRKQRWRNRGMEILFCVVVPLLSMATHIFYQKSRYMVYQISGCINNFDDSPISLALAFIWPPVICLPACWYCGLVLHRLRLYRSQFGDILNASNSNINKSRFIRLFSLNFVMLVLIFPIQCYVVWQNTVLSFPWHTYSWSAVHGPEWNTIFKHATSGNAFFDRWVPIAACFLVFVFFGCGKDANELYWSFLRSLGLDRCFACLDPEYSRRTSMDSSTGSSIKLLFNKNKRWSSTSRTYVNTNNTPTNPTTHQSYHDIEKGMPSICIDEDQNSHPKEKPWFRSFFHRPASSKSSNHERHPSHPSLSGQNTVSTNAWAGLSRSRGSGEFSPSPTRRDFIRVKQEISQESIMQEID, encoded by the exons ATGTCTTTTCTTCAAGAAATGATGCCA TTGCACACATCACAGCTCTCGATATTCGTCAAAATGGTCTATCCGCAGGCGGTGGCTATTCCTTTCCTATCCATTATTGGCATCTGCACTATCATCGTTCCCTTGATTCTGCACATCAAGAACAAAAACTATCCGTCCGCCAGCATCCTCGTCTGGTTCGTCTTACTCAATCTCTTCAACATCATTAACGCCTTCATTTGGTCAAGCGATGATATCGACTCGTGGTGGGATGGCACTGGTCTCTGCGACTTTGAAGTCAAGATCATGATTGCCAGTTACGTTGCGGTCCCCGGAGGGCTGCTATGTGTGTTCCGCAGTCTAGCCCGAGTGTTGGATACTCGATGTGCCACTCTCGTTCCCAATAGGAAGCAGCGCTGGCGCAATCGTGGCATGGAGATACTGTTCTGCGTGGTGGTTCCACTTCTTTCGATGGCAACCCACATTTTTTACCAGAAGAGTCGGTACATGGTCTATCAGATTTCGGGCTGCATCAACAACTTCGACGACAGTCCCATTTCGCTTGCGCTTGCGTTCATCTGGCCACCTGTAATTTGTTTGCCTGCGTGCTGGTATTGCG GTCTGGTCCTTCACCGTCTACGTCTATATCGAAGCCAATTCGGGGACATCCTCAACGCATCCAacagcaacatcaacaaatcccgattcatACGTCTCTTCTCCTTAAACTTTGTCATGCTGGTCCTTATCTTTCCGATCCAATGCTACGTCGTCTGGCAAAACACAGTCCTCTCGTTTCCGTGGCATACCTATTCCTGGAGCGCAGTCCATGGGCCGGAGTGGAATACGATCTTCAAGCATGCCACCAGTGGAAATGCATTTTTTGACCGCTGGGTTCCTATTGCCGCATGCTTTCTTGTGTTTGTCTTCTTTGGTTGCGGTAAAGATGCTAATGAGCTGTATTGGTCGTTCTTGAGGTCCTTAGGGCTTGATCGCTGCTTTGCTTGTCTTGACCCTGAGTATAGCCGTCGGACTAGTATGGATAGTTCTACTGGTAGCAGTATCAAGTTACTATTCAACAAGAACAAGAGATGGTCCTCCACCTCAAG AACCTACGtaaacaccaacaacaccccCACAAACCCCACGACACACCAATCCTACCACGACATCGAAAAAGGCATGCCCTCAATCTGCATCGACGAGGACCAAAACTCCCACCCCAAAGAAAAACCCTGGTTCCGATCCTTCTTCCACCGCCCCGCTTCTTCCAAATCTTCCAACCACGAAAGACACCCCTCCCATCCTTCATTGTCGGGTCAGAATACCGTGTCCACGAATGCTTGGGCTGGATTGAGCAGGAGCCGTGGGAGTGGTGAATTCAGTCCGAGTCCTACCAGGAGGGATTTTATTCGGGTGAAGCAGGAGATTAGCCAGGAAAGTATTATGCAGGAGATCGATTGA
- the RIM1 gene encoding single-stranded DNA-binding protein (BUSCO:EOG09265JNA;~COG:L;~EggNog:ENOG410PP5Y;~InterPro:IPR011344,IPR012340,IPR000424;~PFAM:PF00436;~go_function: GO:0003697 - single-stranded DNA binding [Evidence IEA];~go_process: GO:0006260 - DNA replication [Evidence IEA]): protein MSAMMNSLRPSLRAASTTARSFSTTSRRDLARMILTGRLGSEPELQATASGREVIRYVVASEHGRTQNRKTDWFRVASFPDSENQKNFLLNLPKGSLVYVEADTSLRQYEDAEGRKNTQLSLVQRNIDVLRRAFIRREESEGSEGSEGSESAEHQ, encoded by the exons ATGTCCGCCATGAtgaactccctccgtcccTCCCTCCGCGCCGCCTCCACTACCGCGCGCTCCTTCAGCACCACCTCGCGCCGCGACCTCGCCCGCATGATCCTCACCGGCCGTCTGGGCAGCGAGCCCGAGTTGCAGGCCACCGCCTCTGGCCGTGAAGTTATCAGATACGTTGTTGCTAGCGAGCACGGCCGTACACAGAACCGCAAGACGGACTGGTTCCGTGTGGCTTCGTTCCCAGATTCGGAGAACCAGAAGAACTTCTTGCTCAATTTGCCGAAGGG TTCGCTTGTCTACGTCGAGGCCGATACCAGCTTGCGTCAGTATGAGGATGCCGAGGGCAGGAAGAACACGCAGTTGTCCCTTGTGCAGC GCAACATCGACGTCCTCCGCCGCGCCTTCAtcaggagagaggagagcgAGGGCTCCGAGGGTTCTGAGGGTTCCGAATCTGCCGAACACCAATAA
- a CDS encoding AP-2 complex subunit mu (COG:U;~EggNog:ENOG410PHH4;~InterPro:IPR043512,IPR001392,IPR011012,IPR036168, IPR043532,IPR028565;~PFAM:PF00928;~TransMembrane:1 (o394-413i);~go_component: GO:0030131 - clathrin adaptor complex [Evidence IEA];~go_process: GO:0006886 - intracellular protein transport [Evidence IEA];~go_process: GO:0016192 - vesicle-mediated transport [Evidence IEA]) translates to MLSGILIFNQKGENLIFRAFRNDCRPRLADIFRIQVVSNPQVRSPILTLGSTTFSHVKHENIYLVAVTKSNANAALVFEFMYRMITLGKSYFGKFDEEAVKNNFVLIYELLDEILDFGYPQNTETDTLKMYITTEGVKSAIANNPTDSSRITMQATGALSWRRSDIKYRKNEAFVDVIEDVNLLMSAAGTVLRADVNGQIVMRAYLSGTPECKFGLNDRLLLDSGTASSSVAGNRDGAMKATRAAAGSVTLEDCQFHQCVKLGRFDADRIISFVPPDGEFELMRYRATENVNLPFKVHPIVREVGTTKVEYSVAIKANYSSKLFATNVVVRIPTPLNTASTTERTSQGRAKYEPEHNNIVWKIARFSGQSEYVLTADATLTSMTHQKAWSRPPLSLSFSLLMFTSSGLLVRYLKVFEKNNYSSVKWVRYMTRAGSYEIRF, encoded by the exons ATGCTCTCTGGCATCCTCATTTTCAACCAAAAAGGCGAAAACCTCATCTTTCGCGCCTTTCGCAATGACTGCCGTCCCCGTCTCGCCGACATCTTCCGGATCCAAGTTGTCTCCAACCCCCAAGTCCGCTCGCCCATTCTGACCCTAGGATCGACGACGTTTAGCCATGTGAAACACGAAAATATATACCTGGTGGCGGTGACGAAGAGCAATGCGAACGCGGCATTGGTGTTTGAGTTTATGTATCGGATGATAACTCTGGGGAAGAGTTATTTTGGGAAGTTTGATGAGGAGGCTGTTAAGAACAATTTTGTCTTGATTTATGAGTTGCTCGATG AAATCCTCGACTTCGGATACCCCCAAAACACCGAAACGGACACCCTGAAAATGTACATTACAACGGAAGGCGTCAAATCCGCCATCGCCAACAATCCCACTGATTCCTCCCGCATCACCATGCAAGCAACAGGAGCTCTCTCCTGGCGCCGTTCGGATATCAAATACCGCAAGAACGAAGCGTTCGTCGACGTGATCGAAGACGTTAACCTCCTCATGTCCGCCGCGGGCACCGTCCTCCGCGCCGACGTTAACGGCCAGATTGTCATGCGCGCTTATCTTTCAGGTACACCAGAGTGCAAGTTTGGATTGAACGACCGCCTTCTACTGGATAGTGGTACGGCTAGCTCGTCTGTGGCCGGGAACCGGGACGGAGCGATGAAGGCTACTCGTGCCGCGGCGGGATCGGTCACGCTAGAAGATTGCCAGTTCCACCAGTGCGTGAAGCTGGGCCGTTTTGACGCAGACCGCATCATCTCCTTCGTCCCACCAGACGGTGAATTCGAATTAATGCGCTACCGCGCCACCGAGAATGTCAACCTCCCCTTCAAAGTCCACCCTATCGTCCGCGAAGTCGGCACAACAAAGGTCGAATACAGCGTCGCCATCAAGGCAAACTACAGCTCGAAACTGTTCGCCACAAACGTCGTTGTCCGCATTCCCACGCCTCTCAACACAGCCTCTACCACCGAACGCACCAGCCAAGGCCGCGCAAAGTACGAACCCGAGCATAACAACATCGTCTGGAAGATTGCGCGGTTCTCGGGGCAGAGCGAGTACGTGCTCACGGCTGATGCGACGCTGACTAGCATGACGCATCAGAAGGCGTGGAGTCGGCCGCCACTGAGTCTGTCGTTTAGCTTGCTCATGTTTACGAGTTCGGGGTTGCTGGTACGGTACCTTAAGGTGTTTGAGAAGAATAACTACAGCAGCGTTAAGTGGGTGCGGTACATGACGCGTGCAGGTAGCTATGAGATTCGGTTCTAG
- a CDS encoding ERF4 family protein (COG:S;~EggNog:ENOG410PN63;~InterPro:IPR019383;~PFAM:PF10256;~TransMembrane:1 (i12-31o)), whose translation MFACCLTPIDGSNLLFHFVAIFLVFSLSLFYSTVNIQLNVGQPPFCLSPANHRRLHCSPDLRPPFDHRFFNFFPFSSFTITPSTAHSFSPAPKTASSIVLRSQVLSSPEVPRSFAPPVAQAPPGHHHHRSRDEGLTGANHYKTTSYPRHQGQKNQQQHKRARSIPLSNSKHPGVTNNPRCILRPPAARLANPVNHVPRITPVAVPHPWQLSDENLPLDANHNAYPLLSIPEQRRSRLTPSSLVVERSQGETESWRTSIAVPQGQRRSGTLLDVDYEHDHDENNYNIGTGEMAATADNLRPPEQAHLAQDSTATAPPATPRTRDLHLPRHVPSQVSLRSQSQIASIPSNPGQQPQADVAEELAWGPAHPCFPHINPHVPIESSEYTTTRIIRIRRDWMVKGDLAPTFSNLYPEILDPLLPEHEFRKIIAIVNDELIKAFDPYRLRNWIDGALGLVTGWLWEDIGAPAVKRHLQHVEAWLERWNREVGAKDGVRIWGLRRTAYMSLDIQIPDPKVGIIHSEDLSLPGTRPSTGAGRGV comes from the exons ATGTTTGCTTGTTGTCTTACACCTATTGACGGTT CCAATCTTCTCTTTCACTTTGTTGCTatctttcttgtcttttctctctctctattcTACTCTACAGTGAATATACAATTGAATGTTGGCCAGCCCCCTTTCTGCCTCTCTCCCGCCAATCACCGCCGGCTCCACTGTTCGCCCGATCTTCGGCCTCCTTTCGACCATCGCTTTTTCaacttcttccctttctcctCTTTCACCATTACGCCCTCCACCGCCCATTCGTTTTCTCCCGCACCAAAAACGGCCTCTTCGATTGTTCTGCGTTCCCAGGTTCTTTCATCGCCCGAGGTTCCGAGGTCGTTTGCTCCCCCTGTTGCCCAAGCCCCGCctggccaccaccaccaccgcagtCGCGACGAGGGCCTGACGGGGGCGAATCATTACAAGACAACGTCGTACCCTCGTCATCAGGGACAAAAGAACCAGCAACAGCATAAGCGCGCGCGATCAATCCCGCTATCAAACAGCAAACATCCCGGTGTTACCAACAATCCGCGTTGCATATTACGACCGCCGGCCGCTCGTCTCGCAAACCCAGTCAACCACGTTCCTCGTATCACCCCCGTCGCCGTTCCCCATCCGTGGCAGCTGTCCGACGAGAACCTTCCCCTCGACGCGAACCACAACGCTTATCCCCTGCTATCTATCCCCGAGCAGCGCCGCAGCCGGTTGACTCCGTCGAGTTTGGTGGTTGAGCGCAGTCAGGGTGAGACGGAGAGTTGGCGCACGAGTATCGCAGTGCCTCAAGGGCAGAGGCGCAGTGGCACTTTGCTTGACGTTGACTACGAGCACGATCACGACGAGAATAACTACAACATAGGCACGGGAGAAATGGCAGCGACTGCAGATAATTTACGGCCACCGGAGCAGGCCCATTTGGCCCAGGATTCAACAGCGACAGCACCGCCAGCGACGCCAAGGACTCGCGATCTACATTTGCCTCGACATGTCCCGTCACAGGTATCGCTGCGGTCCCAGTCGCAGATTGCTTCGATCCCGTCGAATCCGGGACAACAACCACAGGCAGATGTAGCGGAGGAATTGGCCTGGGGGCCGGCACATCCTTGCTTTCCGCATATCAACCCGCACGTTCCTATCGAGTCATCGGAATACACAACGACACGAATTATCCGCATTCGACGCGACTGGATGGTGAAGGGCGATCTGGCACCGACATTCTCCAACCTCTACCCTGAAATCCTCGATCCACTCTTACCAGAACACGAATTTCGCAAGATCATCGCGATCGTCAACGATGAACTCATCAAAGCGTTCGACCCGTACCGGCTGCGAAACTGGATCGACGGGGCTCTGGGCCTGGTAACCGGGTGGTTGTGGGAGGATATTGGCGCCCCCGCTGTAAAACGGCATCTGCAACACGTGGAGGCGTGGCTGGAGAGATGGAATCGCGAGGTCGGTGCCAAGGATGGGGTTAGGATTTGGGGTCTGCGGAGGACGGCGTATATGTCGCTGGACATCCAGATTCCGGATCCGAAGGTTGGGATTATACACAGCGAGGATCTGTCGCTTCCTGGTACGAGGCCGAGTACTGGTGCTGGGCGGGGGGTATAA
- a CDS encoding uncharacterized protein (COG:S;~EggNog:ENOG410PHIW;~InterPro:IPR025256;~PFAM:PF13886;~SECRETED:SignalP(1-21);~TransMembrane:7 (n3-14c21/22o116-136i143-162o174-193i200-219o225-242i254-277o309-327i)), which yields MRLFHLLSWIILLVPSLVTLAAQVPHDACGVETVAILEARDEPTNTTTTAIASDSEMTATATTTGDSFTPATSTTDTAASTTIASLNASNTSGGRKKQTGSPKPGELPIKPSITPALGVGGFILIAMGAILALIGIRNLWVQVFLSASLLTSLGVTVLILYVMNPPVSNAIQGAYLVAVFFSGITFGALAIVFKELTEGLGCLLGGFCASMWLLCLKPGGLLTEVSPKSGLIAAISVGFYTLSFSQYTRPHGLIISTALSGGTAVSLGIDCFSRAGLKEFWLYIWELNDNIFPLNTNTYPITRNIRVELAVTIIVALLGIVSQLRLWKMIRQRRRNEAKLREEQRRKKDEADTEVGRQLEETTARERAEWEAKYGNGARSKPESSSTQKVENEKDGQDIDLKKGETVDAKSLVASSQQSYRCSECKEREANDDLDSEIALKLANYNDSITKDETHESTSSQDSSTETEPPAAVFDGAAATRIKDDNQSEVSAVIGSEAGTSSKRFSGIATLQRNSVRSSMMLASQPREARVREGDDAASNTSEEGVDGDSILDSRRSSVYEADGEVKRDSRGLGIDGDKPVAEESKTYEDGSAPKGVNTEQGFHEEGHSTEPDQKKPDQTQGSQNGDITNEQSRDHVEQETALQKPDTSEHSEKDAPVGEQKQQYRPATSASNYSHEGPPPSTHETDEKPQVQDDNKGRNPAAPYQATVKSAETLEKSSVRASTKGSKSDAEQQDAKPSAGYKSVTGSTKSKRSDDRKPSSLKDKAKARKNEKATLNEKTVKHLPEGTSRIVQSYRTNEWAKHLDDAEMPEPLPIQPIEEEQPVISVKDEEPPAPINVKELLQTPLSAQPPPAVERRVSFKELRTSNEAPRTSHESLQRKTDRPVSRSNSMVNQPLAAIVSPVSNSVPRPQPQPAQLAPPKQPKWKGPPPLLAVREDLMRSRLSSTSLSIDPWLRSSPRQSTFGPLSPTSPTSPTSPTIVLPTPEEADDVPLSQRRTMLQQKQQQPIPPRPRALSPQAPPQRTRSGMSDNNAQAIMAAWRHSVREDLREKRDPLGMNSNPTSPTSPTSPVDHRSSYFGSPSPRNHSAVNLHIENAIAEGMQRGDMNDLHREAMRRMQASANRKA from the exons ATGCGGCTTTTTCACTTACTATCCTGGATTATTCTCCTGGTACCGAGCTTGGTTACACTAGCAGCGCAGGTACCTCATGATGCATGCGGAGTTGAAACGGTTGCCATCCTGGAGGCGAGGGATGAGCCTACAAATACCACCACGACAGCTATCGCATCGGATAGTGAGATGACGGCAACGGCTACCACTACGGGGGATTCTTTTACGCCTGCGACAAGTACAACCGACACGGCTGCGTCAACGACAATTGCGTCTTTGAATGCATCGAATACATCGGGTG GTCGCAAAAAGCAGACGGGGTCACCCAAGCCAGGAGAACTTCCTATCAAGCCCTCGATTACGCCTGCGTTGGGCGTCGGTGGTTTTATTCTGATAGCAATGGGCGCAATCCTGGCGTTGATTGGTATTCGGAATCTATG GGTCCAAGTATTCCTATCCGCTTCTCTCCTGACCAGCTTAGGCGTAACT GTCTTAATCCTCTACGTGATGAACCCCCCCGTCAGCAACGCAATCCAAGGAGCCTACCTCGTCGCCGTGTTCTTCTCCGGAATCACCTTCGGAGCCCTCGCGATCGTCTTCAAAGAGTTAACGGAAGGACTCGGATGCCTCCTGGGCGGCTTTTGTGCTAGCATGTGGCTTCTTTGCTTGAAGCCGGGTGGTCTTTTGACGGAAGTCAGTCCCAAGAGTGGGCTCATCGCGGCGATATCAGTGGGGTTCTATACGTTGTCGTTTAGTCAATATACACGACCTCATGGGTTGATCATTTCCACTGCGCTTTCGGGCGGTACTGCGGTTTCTCTTGGGATTGATTGTTTCAGTCGTGCGGGATTGAAGGAGTTTTGGTTGTACATCTGGG AACTAAACGACAACATCTTTCCCCTAAACACGAATACCTACCCCATAACTCGCAACATCCGCGTCGAACTCGCCGTAACCATCATCGTCGCACTCCTAGGCATCGTCTCCCAACTCCGTCTCTGGAAAATGATCCGCCAACGCCGCCGGAACGAAGCCAAACTGCGCGAGGAACAGAGACGGAAAAAAGATGAAGCTGATACAGAAGTCGGAAGACAATTGGAGGAGACTACCGCGCGTGAACGGGCTGAATGGGAAGCGAAATATGGAAACGGTGCTAGATCGAAGCCAGAATCGAGTAGTACCCAAAAAGTCGAAAACGAAAAAGACGGACAAGATATTGATTTGAAAAAGGGCGAAACAGTCGACGCGAAGAGCCTCGTTGCGTCTTCTCAGCAATCGTATCGCTGCTCCGAGTGCAAAGAACGAGAAGCCAACGATGACCTCGACTCGGAAATCGCACTAAAATTAGCAAATTATAACGACTCAATCACAAAAGACGAGACCCATGAATCCACCTCAAGCCAAGACTCCAGTACGGAAACAGAACCACCAGCCGCAGTCTTCGACGGTGCCGCCGCAACCCGCATAAAAGACGACAACCAGTCCGAAGTCAGCGCGGTTATCGGCTCAGAAGCGGGAACTTCCTCGAAACGGTTCTCGGGAATTGCTACGCTGCAACGGAATTCTGTGAGGAGTAGTATGATGCTTGCTTCGCAGCCGCGGGAGGCGCGTGTTCGGGAGGGGGATGATGCGGCTTCGAATACGTCTGAGGAGGGTGTTGATGGGGATAGTATTTTGGATTCTCGTCGATCTAGTGTTTATGAAGCGGATGGCGAGGTGAAGCGCGACTCCCGGGGACTAGGGATCGATGGGGATAAGCCGGTCGCTGAGGAGTCGAAGACTTATGAGGATGGTTCTGCACCCAAGGGAGTTAACACCGAACAAGGATTCCATGAGGAGGGTCATTCCACAGAACCAGATCAGAAGAAGCCTGATCAGACGCAAGGTTCGCAGAACGGAGACATTACGAATGAGCAATCGCGGGATCATGTTGAACAAGAAACTGCGTTGCAAAAGCCAGATACCTCCGAGCACAGCGAAAAGGATGCTCCCGTTGGTGAACAGAAGCAGCAGTACCGACCTGCTACATCTGCTTCAAACTACAGCCACGAGGGCCCGCCTCCGTCTACGCATGAAACAGATGAGAAGCCCCAGGTGCAAGATGACAACAAGGGGCGCAACCCGGCAGCTCCATATCAAGCCACGGTGAAATCGGCAGAAACACTTGAGAAATCTAGTGTGAGGGCTTCAACGAAGGGATCAAAGTCTGATGCAGAGCAGCAAGACGCGAAGCCTTCTGCAGGATACAAGTCGGTAACAGGATCGACAAAGAGCAAGCGCTCTGATGATCGGAAACCATCCTCACTAAAGGATAAGGCAAAAGCCCGAAAGAATGAAAAGGCCACTCTGAACGAGAAAACGGTGAAACATCTTCCCGAAGGAACGTCCAGAATTGTCCAATCGTACCGCACAAACGAGTGGGCAAAACATCTCGACGATGCAGAAATGCCTGAGCCGCTACCGATCCAGCCAATCGAAGAGGAGCAACCGGTGATTTCTGTGAAAGATGAAGAACCGCCTGCCCCGATAAACGTCAAGGAACTGCTGCAAACACCGCTAAGCGCACAGCCACCACCTGCCGTCGAACGCCGCGTCTCCTTCAAGGAACTACGAACCTCAAACGAGGCTCCTCGAACATCACACGAATCACTGCAGCGAAAAACAGACAGGCCTGTATCTAGGTCAAATTCAATGGTCAACCAACCACTGGCTGCCATTGTATCACCTGTATCGAATTCCGTTCCTCGCCCGCAGCCTCAGCCGGCTCAGCTAGCACCACCCAAACAACCAAAGTGGAAGGGACCTCCTCCGCTTCTGGCAGTACGAGAGGATCTAATGCGAAGCAGGTTGTCATCAACTTCGCTGTCAATTGATCCCTGGTTACGCAGTAGTCCTCGACAATCAACTTTTGGGCCATTGTCGCCCACATCTCCTACCTCGCCCACGTCGCCTACCATAGTTCTGCCTACTCCGGAAGAAGCTGACGATGTACCCTTATCGCAACGGCGCACAATGCTACAGCAAAAGCAACAACAGCCGATACCACCAAGACCACGAGCCCTCTCCCCGCAGGCTCCGCCACAGCGGACTCGGTCCGGAATGTCAGATAACAACGCGCAGGCGATCATGGCCGCATGGCGCCATTCAGTGCGTGAAGATCTGCGAGAGAAGCGAGACCCACTGGGCATGAACTCGAACCCGACGAGTCCAACGAGTCCAACAAGTCCGGTCGACCACCGGTCGTCGTATTTTGGATCACCATCGCCGCGCAATCACTCAGCAGTGAACCTCCATATTGAGAATGCGATTGCGGAGGGGATGCAGCGGGGTGATATGAATGATTTACACCGGGAAGCCATGAGGCGCATGCAGGCGTCTGCGAATCGAAAGGCGTAG
- a CDS encoding uncharacterized protein (COG:S;~EggNog:ENOG410PVF4;~InterPro:IPR006571;~PFAM:PF07534) has translation MDSQHISTVIAALVKKGTLAPDAILDTLSQRINDFGILRGEELPHLRKNFNSLCTNDNGTEIITQSAFISLLQTAGVLPSSMAQAGALIYNSLLYLSQAPFYDSLPLPTHLTFGGLLRALVWTDSERSRPVYEESIDTRTRAPADTRRLIFQSLATTRDGRKLPFDAEFARVQAERRAFDFSSVLNGDSWKVYAKTNYDEDGDEMFHDLLDVLYVVSQPPQVGRGGVPRDGFREFAKEFRGEQPERLHNLSIPQDEFQTLVKMLLVTQFGKPVAQIEQDADLDRVADCIVRVFAQVPGMGITWEMFDQAINKTPELFRGYHRLLSSLYKTYDENDTKTPLTPPKLGSIATLPVLSQLGMILIETLSFPNLQLHKHYDLDENMLTTNVAALAEQITTIPAEEAVIILLISGRLTHTNEKVVFGYHLPWYDSSDKKGRNYCLLFQLSPVHDMFRGYNAERPGFKIDDNGSLIFGEKGNGVALVLERELKRMTISHNASSGNEIYGATSWRGDWEMDVQVGEIEMWLEV, from the exons ATGGACTCCCAGCATATCTCCACAGTTATCGCCGCGTTAGTCAAAAAGGGCACCCTGGCCCCCGACGCTATTCTCGACACACTTAGCCAAAGAATCAATGACTTCGGTATCCTAAGGGGCGAGGAATTACCACATCTTCGCAAGAATTTCAATTCTCTCTGCACAAACGACAATGGAACTGAAATCATCACCCAGTCCGCCTTCATCTCATTACTTCAGACCGCCGGAGTCCTGCCATCATCCATGGCACAAGCAGGTGCTCTAATTTACAACAGCCTTCTATACCTCTCTCAAGCGCCATTCTATGACTCCCTGCCCTTGCCTACACACTTGACATTCGGTGGCCTCCTCAGAGCACTTGTCTGGACCGACTCCGAACGCTCCAGACCTGTCTATGAAGAAAGCATTGATACTCGAACCAGAGCACCAGCTGATACCCGTCGCCTTATCTTCCAAAGTCTCGCGACAACTCGTGACGGCAGGAAACTGCCCTTTGATGCGGAATTCGCGAGGGTGCAGGCTGAGCGCAGGGCGTTTGATTTCAGTAGTGTATTGAATGGGGACAGTTGGAAGGTATATGCCAAAACAAATTATGAcgaggatggtgatgagaTGTTCCATGATTTGCTTGATGTCTTATATGTCGTTTCCCAACCCCCACAGGTAGGGCGGGGTGGCGTTCCGCGAGATGGGTTCCGGGAGTTTGCTAAGGAATTTCGTGGAGAGCAGCCGGAGCGTCTTCACAATTTGAGTATCCCGCAGGATGAATTTCAGACTTTGGTGAAGATGCTTTTGGTTACACAGTTTGGGAAACCAGTTGCTCAGATTGAGCAAGATGCCGATCTGGATCGTGTTGCAGATTGCATTGTTAGAGTGTTTGCTCAGGTTCCGGGTATGGGTATTACCTGGGAGATGTTTGATCAGGCCATCAATAAGACG CCGGAGTTATTCAGAGGCTATCACCGCCTCCTATCCTCTCTTTACAAGACGTATGACGAGAACGACACCAAGACCCCTCTAACGCCACCTAAGCTAGGCAGCATAGCCACACTGCCTGTTTTGTCTCAACTGGGAATGATTCTCATTGAGACGCTGAGCTTTCCCAACCTTCAGCTACACAAGCACTATGATCTTGATGAGAATATGTTGACAACAAACGTTGCTGCTCTTGCAGAACAAATTACCACAATCCCAGCTGAAGAAGCTGTCATCATCCTCCTTATTTCTGGTCGCCTTACACACACGAACGAAAAGGTGGTTTTCGGATATCACCTCCCATGGTATGATTCCTCTGATAAAAAGGGAAGGAATTACTGTCTCCTGTTCCAACTAAGCCCCGTCCACGATATGTTCAGAGGTTATAATGCCGAGCGGCCGGGGTTTAAGATCGACGACAACGGGAGCCTTATTTTCGGAGAGAAAGGGAATGGAGTGGCTTTGGTGTTGGAGAGGGAGCTTAAGCGGATGACAATCTCTCACAATGCCTCTTCTGGGAATGAGATTTATGGTGCGACGTCTTGGAGGGGAGATTGGGAGATGGATGTACAGGTGGGGGAGATTGAGATGTGGCTTGAGGTGTGA